A single Sulfurimonas aquatica DNA region contains:
- a CDS encoding pyridoxal-phosphate dependent enzyme → MQNSSISKITLEGREFLVKRDDLIDPFLAGNKYRKLYALLQTPDNKYSKIISYGGTQSNAMLAIAAMCHKKKWKFVYYTKPVSKSQKEQKRGNYFYSLNFGMEHIEIEEELYRDFIASLRVNSDEKTFIIDQGGANTSAKEGLGVLAEEIRAEMLDVKSVATPSGTGTTALFLALALPEFKVYTTPCIGNTTYLKEQMSALGDIPSNLIILEPKKKYHFAKPYREFYTIYKKLQEAGIKFDLLYAPAMFEALLNQVDEEVLYIHSGGVSGNESMLKRYEQKFSL, encoded by the coding sequence ATGCAAAACTCAAGCATCTCTAAAATCACTTTAGAGGGCAGAGAGTTTCTTGTTAAGCGTGACGACCTTATTGACCCATTTTTAGCAGGGAACAAATACCGAAAACTATACGCACTCTTACAGACTCCTGACAATAAATACTCAAAAATAATTTCTTATGGTGGAACACAATCAAATGCTATGCTCGCTATTGCAGCGATGTGTCACAAAAAAAAGTGGAAATTTGTTTACTACACTAAACCTGTATCTAAGTCTCAAAAAGAGCAAAAGAGAGGCAACTATTTTTATTCACTTAATTTTGGGATGGAGCATATTGAGATAGAAGAAGAACTTTACCGTGACTTTATCGCATCCTTACGAGTAAATTCAGACGAGAAGACTTTTATTATTGATCAAGGTGGGGCTAACACTAGTGCAAAAGAGGGACTTGGTGTTTTAGCTGAGGAGATAAGAGCTGAAATGTTAGATGTAAAGAGTGTAGCCACACCATCAGGAACAGGGACAACAGCTCTTTTTTTAGCATTAGCTCTTCCTGAATTTAAAGTATATACCACACCATGTATTGGAAACACAACTTACCTTAAAGAGCAGATGTCGGCACTTGGAGATATACCAAGTAACTTAATTATTTTAGAACCGAAAAAGAAGTATCATTTTGCAAAACCCTATAGAGAGTTTTATACTATTTATAAAAAGCTACAAGAAGCAGGAATAAAGTTTGATTTACTATATGCTCCGGCTATGTTCGAAGCACTTCTAAATCAAGTAGATGAAGAAGTATTGTATATTCATAGCGGAGGAGTGAGTGGAAATGAGAGTATGCTCAAGCGGTATGAGCAAAAGTTTAGTCTATAA
- a CDS encoding peptidylprolyl isomerase: protein MNTATKFLSTILLTGLVASANTLVTVNGKAITQNEVDAELMNATQGRFNQVPADKQAEFRQQVLQQLIGKELIFGDAKKTGILNSTEYKTEYAKLEERMKKELAVQVWQKKQLDSISISDKDLKDYYNKNKEEYNEKESVHARHILVKEEAEAKKIISKLKSLSGQKLKSKFIELAKSESTGPSGPKGGDLGFFTQGQMVPAFNDKVFSMKKGTITKEPVKTQFGFHVIYLEEKKAAATRAYSDVKAFIEQRLKMEKFKTVMKEKMDALQKKATIK, encoded by the coding sequence ATGAATACTGCGACAAAATTTCTATCTACTATCCTTCTTACAGGTTTAGTTGCAAGTGCAAACACTTTAGTAACTGTAAATGGAAAAGCTATAACTCAGAATGAGGTTGATGCTGAACTTATGAATGCTACTCAAGGAAGGTTTAACCAAGTTCCTGCAGATAAGCAAGCTGAATTTAGACAGCAAGTACTACAGCAACTTATAGGTAAAGAGTTAATCTTTGGTGATGCAAAAAAGACAGGTATTTTAAACTCAACAGAGTATAAGACAGAGTATGCAAAGTTAGAAGAGAGAATGAAAAAAGAACTTGCAGTTCAAGTTTGGCAAAAAAAGCAGCTTGATAGCATAAGTATCTCTGATAAAGATTTAAAAGATTACTATAATAAAAACAAAGAAGAATACAATGAAAAAGAGAGCGTTCACGCTCGCCATATTCTTGTAAAAGAAGAAGCAGAAGCTAAAAAAATCATCTCTAAACTTAAATCTTTAAGTGGTCAAAAGTTAAAATCTAAATTTATTGAACTTGCAAAATCAGAATCAACAGGACCTAGTGGACCAAAAGGTGGAGATTTAGGTTTCTTTACTCAGGGTCAAATGGTTCCTGCGTTTAATGATAAAGTATTTAGTATGAAAAAGGGAACTATTACAAAAGAGCCTGTTAAAACTCAGTTTGGATTTCATGTTATCTATTTAGAAGAGAAAAAAGCTGCAGCTACTCGTGCATATTCAGATGTAAAAGCTTTTATTGAACAGCGTTTAAAGATGGAAAAATTTAAAACTGTTATGAAAGAGAAAATGGATGCTCTACAGAAAAAAGCAACAATCAAATAA
- a CDS encoding response regulator: MGIFSRLSLSNFRENKNSATKGINFDNYFDRDFFAEIVDSSSSMMVYFFKGEGWIGASKSFLETFDFADIAEFNEKNESIRDMFLSESEEIFTESDKSWLDYIKKYKTNGYSLRILGKDKSVLSIKAKCHSYSKNTNFYILELEDVSKLHEAKVNTEAVEKLKTKFLANIGHEFRTPMNAILGFVELMQQTNLDKQQLEYINMISHSSKNLMTNIETLLDLSQLQSGRLEVDSLPLNILPNMERLAFVFCKEGSQKGVKVLTFIDPKLPQEVYSDAKKINQVMFSLIDNAVKYTPKGGKVIIEVKLLKRQKNGDCSIGFGVKDNGSGISAEQMASINEPFTSSNAGNERLGIGLNLSQGLIKLLGSELKIQSNGGEGTYVNFVLNFKASVGQNFKMMPKTKVKVLLLDQKRVDEANFLTIYLRAFAIDVVKSNQLDENVYSGVEALYIVADKDDASWRSQLGTYVKKTPITLLLDNGGKLPTQLTHLIDETIARPLLASNVAKHLYTINSLVMKEEKAKLKIRPHCEALVVEDNLINQRLIQILLQSYNILVSTAINGVEAVDMCAKFKYDIVFMDIDMPEKDGISATKEIKEAVTPNGDTPIVALTAMAMDGDRDMLIAKGLDDYMAKPLTREKLESILQKYLNIEQE, from the coding sequence ATGGGTATTTTTTCACGACTTTCACTCTCAAATTTTAGGGAAAATAAAAACTCTGCAACTAAAGGTATAAATTTTGATAACTATTTTGATAGAGATTTCTTTGCTGAAATAGTAGATAGTAGTAGCTCTATGATGGTTTATTTTTTTAAGGGAGAGGGTTGGATAGGAGCTTCTAAAAGCTTCCTTGAGACTTTTGACTTTGCAGATATAGCGGAGTTTAATGAGAAGAATGAAAGTATCCGTGATATGTTTTTAAGTGAAAGTGAAGAGATATTTACAGAGTCAGATAAGAGTTGGCTAGATTATATAAAGAAGTATAAAACTAATGGTTACTCACTGCGTATACTTGGAAAAGATAAGAGTGTATTAAGTATAAAGGCGAAGTGCCATAGCTATTCAAAAAATACAAATTTTTACATTTTAGAGTTAGAAGATGTTTCTAAACTACACGAAGCCAAAGTAAATACAGAGGCAGTTGAAAAATTAAAAACTAAGTTTTTAGCAAATATTGGACATGAATTTAGGACACCAATGAATGCAATTTTAGGCTTTGTTGAACTTATGCAACAGACAAATTTAGACAAACAACAGCTTGAATATATAAATATGATAAGCCACTCATCAAAAAACCTAATGACAAATATAGAAACACTTCTAGATCTCTCCCAACTTCAAAGCGGAAGACTGGAGGTTGATTCACTCCCCTTAAACATTTTGCCAAATATGGAAAGACTCGCATTTGTTTTTTGTAAAGAGGGCTCACAAAAGGGTGTGAAAGTTTTAACTTTTATAGATCCAAAGTTACCTCAAGAAGTTTACAGCGATGCTAAAAAAATAAACCAAGTTATGTTTTCTTTGATTGACAATGCTGTGAAGTACACACCAAAAGGTGGAAAGGTTATTATAGAAGTAAAACTTCTTAAACGCCAGAAAAATGGTGATTGTAGTATTGGTTTTGGTGTTAAGGACAATGGGAGTGGAATCTCTGCAGAACAGATGGCATCTATAAATGAACCCTTTACATCAAGTAATGCAGGTAATGAAAGACTTGGAATTGGACTAAATTTATCTCAAGGCCTTATAAAACTACTTGGTTCAGAGTTAAAGATTCAAAGCAATGGAGGAGAAGGAACTTATGTGAATTTTGTCCTTAACTTTAAAGCAAGTGTTGGGCAGAACTTTAAAATGATGCCTAAGACAAAAGTTAAAGTACTTCTCTTAGATCAAAAGAGGGTAGATGAAGCAAACTTTTTAACTATATACTTACGTGCTTTTGCTATAGATGTTGTTAAGTCAAATCAACTAGATGAAAATGTTTATAGTGGAGTTGAAGCTCTTTATATAGTTGCAGATAAAGATGATGCTTCTTGGAGATCACAACTTGGTACATATGTTAAGAAAACACCTATTACTCTCCTTTTAGACAATGGAGGAAAACTACCAACACAACTGACTCACCTAATTGATGAGACTATAGCAAGACCACTTCTTGCAAGTAATGTTGCAAAGCATCTCTATACAATAAACAGTTTAGTGATGAAAGAGGAAAAAGCTAAACTCAAAATCAGACCACATTGTGAGGCATTAGTTGTTGAAGATAATCTAATAAACCAGAGACTTATTCAAATTCTGCTACAAAGTTACAATATTTTAGTTTCAACAGCAATCAATGGAGTAGAAGCAGTGGATATGTGTGCTAAATTTAAATACGATATTGTTTTTATGGATATAGATATGCCAGAAAAAGATGGAATTTCGGCTACTAAAGAGATAAAAGAGGCTGTAACGCCAAATGGTGATACACCTATAGTTGCACTTACTGCAATGGCTATGGATGGAGACAGAGATATGCTTATAGCTAAAGGCCTTGATGATTATATGGCGAAACCTTTAACACGTGAAAAGTTAGAGAGTATTTTACAAAAGTATCTAAATATAGAGCAGGAGTAG
- the nth gene encoding endonuclease III, whose translation MKKATKVEIQEIHQLFIDRYSDAVTELTYKNAYELVVAVALSAQCTDKRVNILTPPLFAKYPSPAELANAELDDVKSFINSCSFFNNKAKNIIAMAQRVVEHYGGEIPMNEKDLQTLAGVGQKTANVVMIEYTGANLMAVDTHVFRVAHRLGLSDDKTAIKTEATLVKKFKNNLHALHQGMVLFGRYICKAKNPDCDNCFLTQYCKTKETFKV comes from the coding sequence ATGAAAAAAGCAACAAAAGTAGAGATACAAGAGATACATCAACTCTTTATAGATAGATATAGTGATGCTGTAACAGAGCTAACATATAAAAATGCATATGAACTTGTAGTAGCTGTTGCACTCTCAGCACAATGTACTGATAAGCGAGTAAATATTCTCACCCCACCTCTTTTTGCTAAATATCCATCTCCTGCCGAGCTTGCAAATGCAGAGCTTGATGATGTCAAAAGCTTTATAAATAGCTGCTCATTTTTTAATAACAAGGCAAAAAACATTATTGCTATGGCACAAAGAGTAGTAGAGCACTATGGGGGTGAGATCCCTATGAATGAAAAAGATCTTCAAACACTTGCCGGTGTTGGTCAAAAAACTGCAAATGTTGTTATGATAGAGTACACGGGAGCTAATCTTATGGCTGTAGACACCCATGTCTTTAGAGTAGCACATAGACTAGGACTAAGTGATGATAAAACAGCCATTAAGACAGAAGCAACCTTAGTGAAAAAGTTTAAAAACAACCTCCATGCCCTGCATCAAGGGATGGTGCTCTTTGGTCGATATATATGCAAAGCCAAGAATCCCGACTGCGATAACTGTTTTTTAACACAGTACTGCAAAACAAAAGAAACATTCAAAGTTTAG
- the cmoA gene encoding carboxy-S-adenosyl-L-methionine synthase CmoA has translation MNDKVFTKPIKKQFEFDEEVAAVFDDMLERSVPFYKESQKITEFFTHKNLSENGLVYDLGCSTASLLLNIHRKLEVNAELIGLDNSEAMLAQAERKCEAFGVDIEVKNADILTYEYKEADVFISNYTLQFIRPLVREELVKKISAALKKEGVFIFSEKVISHSPKLNKDLIECYYDFKKTQGYSEYEIMQKREALENVLVPYSEDENIKMALNSGFSHCEVLFRWANFATFIAVK, from the coding sequence ATGAATGATAAAGTATTTACAAAACCAATAAAAAAACAGTTTGAATTTGATGAAGAGGTCGCTGCAGTCTTTGATGATATGTTAGAGAGAAGTGTTCCCTTTTATAAAGAGTCGCAAAAAATTACCGAGTTTTTTACCCATAAAAACTTAAGTGAAAATGGACTAGTGTATGACCTTGGCTGTTCCACTGCATCTTTACTTTTAAATATACACAGAAAACTAGAAGTAAACGCCGAATTAATTGGACTAGATAACTCTGAAGCTATGCTTGCGCAAGCTGAACGTAAGTGTGAAGCATTTGGCGTAGATATAGAAGTTAAAAATGCAGATATATTAACTTATGAGTACAAAGAAGCGGATGTATTTATCAGTAACTATACTCTGCAGTTTATACGCCCTCTTGTACGTGAAGAGTTAGTGAAGAAAATATCAGCCGCGCTTAAAAAAGAGGGTGTTTTTATATTTAGCGAAAAGGTTATCTCACATAGTCCTAAACTCAATAAAGATTTAATAGAGTGCTATTATGATTTTAAAAAGACTCAAGGCTACTCTGAGTATGAGATTATGCAAAAACGTGAGGCTTTAGAGAATGTTCTTGTCCCTTATAGTGAAGATGAAAATATAAAAATGGCACTAAACTCTGGATTTTCTCATTGTGAGGTTCTGTTTCGTTGGGCTAACTTTGCTACTTTTATAGCAGTGAAGTAA
- a CDS encoding bacteriohemerythrin — protein sequence MFEWKKEYELGHLMLDKEHQELFKIANEAFCVVEPSQKEQKMSSLIQRLSDYFEIHMMHEEDFMDSIGYPGLQNEKKSHDKIKKDFQEWRENHKHKSISTLERELAFNIENTIITHIKFEDMKMRHWCEKYHIDIKGVRWHDTYLLGNDLIDKEHKHLFEIANEAFRYVPAHQRKEKIKNIIHELYKYVIEHFSNEEKYMESINYPALKEHIVIHENIKIKMNEFIKKFSLLSLKEIEDNLALFIEEWVVLHVIHEDSKIAKWELNNK from the coding sequence ATGTTTGAATGGAAGAAGGAGTATGAGTTAGGTCATTTGATGCTTGATAAGGAGCATCAAGAGCTTTTCAAAATTGCAAACGAAGCCTTTTGTGTTGTTGAACCATCTCAAAAAGAGCAGAAGATGAGTTCACTAATACAAAGATTAAGTGATTACTTTGAAATTCATATGATGCATGAAGAAGACTTTATGGACTCAATAGGCTATCCCGGCCTTCAAAATGAAAAAAAATCGCATGATAAAATTAAGAAAGATTTTCAAGAGTGGAGAGAAAATCATAAGCATAAGTCAATCAGCACTCTAGAAAGAGAGTTGGCATTTAATATTGAGAACACAATAATCACACATATTAAATTTGAAGATATGAAAATGCGTCACTGGTGTGAAAAGTATCATATAGATATTAAAGGTGTAAGGTGGCATGACACATACTTGCTGGGTAATGATCTCATTGATAAAGAGCATAAACACCTTTTTGAAATAGCGAATGAAGCTTTTAGATATGTTCCTGCACATCAGAGAAAAGAAAAAATTAAAAATATAATTCATGAATTATATAAATATGTAATTGAACACTTTAGCAATGAAGAGAAGTATATGGAGTCGATTAATTATCCTGCTTTAAAAGAGCATATTGTGATACATGAGAATATTAAAATAAAAATGAATGAATTCATTAAAAAATTCTCATTGCTCTCTTTAAAAGAGATTGAAGATAATTTAGCACTATTTATAGAAGAGTGGGTAGTTCTTCATGTTATTCACGAAGATAGCAAAATAGCCAAATGGGAGTTAAATAATAAGTAA
- a CDS encoding rhodanese-like domain-containing protein encodes MKKRLLLSLLTLTLTTSAIAYDTNMADRLNKFYSHMTQKACADSKLFIEAQETMKMLRKNEKFTLLDIRTKGENAIITLSAFNSLHIPIENLFEKENLAKLPTDKPIVIVCHSGTRALLGAIGLKQIGFKKVQVLKGGLVSLAKANSTKNAPLL; translated from the coding sequence ATGAAAAAAAGATTACTTTTATCGCTACTTACTTTAACACTTACGACTTCGGCTATAGCTTATGATACTAATATGGCAGATAGACTCAATAAATTCTATTCACATATGACTCAAAAAGCTTGTGCTGACTCTAAACTATTTATAGAGGCCCAAGAGACGATGAAGATGTTACGTAAAAATGAAAAATTTACTCTACTAGATATAAGAACAAAAGGTGAAAATGCAATTATTACTCTGAGTGCCTTTAATAGTCTACATATACCAATTGAAAATCTCTTTGAAAAAGAAAATTTAGCTAAGCTACCAACAGATAAACCTATAGTGATTGTATGTCATTCGGGAACAAGGGCACTACTTGGTGCAATTGGATTAAAACAGATTGGATTTAAAAAAGTTCAGGTTTTAAAAGGCGGTTTAGTAAGTCTAGCAAAAGCAAATAGCACAAAGAATGCACCTTTGCTATAA
- the fbaA gene encoding class II fructose-bisphosphate aldolase produces the protein MSKGILDIVKPGVLFGEDVQKVYAHAKEVGFAIPAVNVVGTDSINGVLEAAAKANSPVIIQFSNGGASYYAGKGLSNEDEKAAIAGAVSGALHTHMMAEAYGVAVILHTDHAAKKLLPWIDALLTASENYYKANGTPLFSSHMLDLSEESITENIFLCKNYLERMSKIEMSIEIELGVTGGEEDGVDNTNIDNSLLYTQPEDVAYAYKELSEVSPHFTIAASFGNVHGVYKPGNVQLTPKILDNSQKYIEQEFGTSAKPVNFVFHGGSGSEPSEIKEAIGYGVIKMNIDTDTQWATWEGTRDYYEKNRDYMQAQIGNPEGDDKPNKKYYDPRKWLRAGQETLVKRVLQAFKDLNAMDRN, from the coding sequence ATGAGTAAAGGCATTTTAGATATCGTAAAACCTGGTGTTCTTTTTGGAGAAGATGTACAAAAAGTATATGCACATGCAAAAGAAGTTGGATTTGCTATTCCAGCTGTTAATGTTGTAGGGACAGACTCTATTAATGGTGTTTTAGAAGCAGCTGCAAAAGCGAATTCTCCAGTTATCATTCAGTTTAGTAATGGGGGAGCGTCTTATTATGCAGGTAAAGGACTCTCAAATGAAGATGAAAAAGCTGCAATAGCTGGTGCAGTTTCTGGTGCTCTTCATACTCATATGATGGCTGAAGCTTATGGTGTGGCTGTTATTTTACATACAGACCATGCTGCAAAAAAACTTCTTCCGTGGATAGACGCACTTCTTACTGCAAGTGAAAACTATTATAAGGCAAATGGAACTCCACTCTTTTCATCTCATATGCTTGATCTCTCAGAAGAGAGCATAACTGAAAACATCTTTTTATGTAAAAACTACTTAGAACGCATGAGTAAAATAGAGATGAGTATAGAGATAGAGTTAGGCGTTACAGGTGGAGAAGAGGATGGTGTTGATAATACAAACATTGATAACTCGCTTCTTTACACTCAACCTGAAGATGTTGCATATGCTTATAAAGAGTTAAGCGAAGTATCTCCTCACTTTACTATTGCCGCTTCATTTGGAAATGTTCATGGTGTTTATAAACCAGGAAATGTACAACTCACACCTAAAATACTCGATAACTCTCAAAAATATATTGAACAAGAGTTTGGAACTTCTGCTAAACCTGTGAACTTTGTGTTTCATGGCGGATCAGGTTCAGAGCCTAGTGAGATAAAAGAAGCAATAGGCTATGGCGTTATCAAAATGAATATTGACACAGATACTCAGTGGGCAACTTGGGAAGGTACAAGAGACTACTATGAGAAAAATCGTGATTATATGCAGGCTCAAATTGGTAACCCTGAAGGTGATGATAAACCAAATAAAAAATACTATGACCCAAGAAAATGGTTACGTGCTGGACAAGAAACTTTAGTAAAGCGTGTTCTTCAAGCATTTAAAGACTTAAACGCGATGGATCGAAACTAA